The following are from one region of the Cronobacter dublinensis subsp. dublinensis LMG 23823 genome:
- a CDS encoding NUDIX hydrolase yields the protein MRTRPAARLLIMSPEKRLLLFRFSHRDDALAGHSYWATPGGGVEEGESFADAALRELYEETGIVRDFPGPEVAQRTFTMRLPCGEDVIADEHFFIIDVAREEADFSRWSDNEKRVIHDHRWWTRDALADARETIYPRELLLELMPAS from the coding sequence ATGCGCACACGCCCCGCCGCCCGGTTGTTGATAATGAGCCCGGAAAAACGGCTGCTGCTGTTTCGTTTCAGCCATCGCGATGACGCGCTCGCCGGGCATTCCTACTGGGCGACGCCGGGCGGCGGCGTTGAGGAGGGCGAGTCGTTCGCCGACGCGGCGCTGCGCGAATTGTATGAAGAGACGGGCATCGTGCGCGACTTCCCCGGCCCGGAAGTGGCGCAGCGCACCTTCACGATGCGCCTGCCGTGCGGCGAAGACGTTATCGCCGACGAGCACTTTTTTATCATTGATGTCGCCCGCGAAGAGGCCGACTTCTCACGCTGGAGCGACAATGAAAAACGCGTCATTCACGACCACCGCTGGTGGACGCGCGATGCGCTCGCCGACGCCCGCGAGACGATCTACCCGCGGGAATTACTCCTTGAGCTGATGCCAGCGTCGTGA
- a CDS encoding DinB family protein: MDRDTLVTLLEYKRWADAGTLASVRAVDETAHPEKRRLMQRLMNHIYVVDRIFQANLAEQPHGYTALNTPQTPSVEELEANLRESTDGYIAHVSAMSEADFTRTIRFQFTDGSPGEMKAIDMITHMLFHGTYHRGAVGWLVAECGGSAFKDVMTIFLRERHR; this comes from the coding sequence ATGGACAGGGACACGCTGGTTACGCTACTGGAATATAAACGCTGGGCGGATGCCGGCACGCTGGCGTCGGTCAGAGCGGTTGATGAAACCGCGCACCCGGAGAAGCGCCGCCTGATGCAGCGGCTGATGAACCATATTTATGTGGTGGACCGGATTTTCCAGGCCAATCTGGCGGAGCAGCCGCACGGTTACACGGCGCTGAACACGCCGCAAACCCCATCGGTGGAGGAGCTTGAAGCGAACCTGCGCGAGAGCACTGACGGGTATATCGCCCATGTAAGCGCGATGTCTGAGGCCGATTTTACCAGGACGATCCGCTTCCAGTTTACCGACGGCTCGCCCGGCGAAATGAAAGCTATTGATATGATCACCCATATGCTGTTTCACGGTACCTATCACCGGGGCGCGGTGGGCTGGCTCGTCGCGGAGTGCGGCGGCAGCGCCTTTAAAGATGTGATGACCATTTTTCTGCGCGAGCGTCACCGTTAA
- a CDS encoding nuclear transport factor 2 family protein, with the protein MDTAKKRVTDALEQVVCHPAHDERTIARFFAPNYQQVVDGVSLDYAHFVEHMAALKAITRRINLRILAAVIEGEQVFTHHLVEVEKRHGADAQVEVFAHFTLAEGKIVRCEELTRLINGDESDKALGQMRRTASH; encoded by the coding sequence ATGGATACCGCCAAAAAAAGGGTGACCGACGCCCTGGAGCAGGTAGTTTGTCATCCCGCGCATGACGAACGCACCATTGCCCGTTTTTTTGCACCGAACTATCAACAGGTTGTGGACGGCGTGTCGCTGGATTATGCGCATTTTGTCGAACACATGGCCGCGCTTAAAGCTATCACACGGCGCATTAACCTGCGCATCCTGGCGGCCGTTATCGAGGGTGAGCAGGTGTTTACGCATCATCTCGTTGAGGTGGAAAAACGTCACGGGGCTGACGCTCAGGTGGAAGTGTTCGCGCACTTTACGCTGGCGGAAGGAAAAATCGTCCGTTGTGAAGAGCTCACGCGCCTGATTAACGGCGATGAAAGCGATAAAGCGCTGGGGCAAATGCGCCGCACAGCGTCCCATTAA
- a CDS encoding helix-turn-helix domain-containing protein, translated as MLLTSEHFTHPPRHETRWHTHDGGQIYRAIAGVMMIETDRARWAVTPGVIGWIPAGVRHKALFPGQMHGGAIYFNTGDHPPLPPEEGIFSADTFMLMLIERLFHEVSEVRQARLLAVLCDEIMAAAPCPLHLTMPQDRRARQIADALLLHPGNGLSQTQLAVKYGLSVRTLSRLFREQTGLRFSLWRQQAKVIASLSRILAGVPVSEAAMESGFSNVSAYIQAFRERFGETPGKLQQSHFRR; from the coding sequence ATGCTTCTTACGTCTGAACACTTTACCCATCCACCCCGGCATGAAACGCGCTGGCACACGCACGACGGTGGGCAGATTTACCGGGCAATCGCAGGTGTCATGATGATTGAAACCGATCGTGCCCGCTGGGCGGTTACGCCAGGCGTTATTGGCTGGATCCCGGCAGGCGTTCGTCATAAGGCCCTTTTTCCAGGCCAGATGCACGGCGGTGCTATCTACTTCAACACGGGCGATCATCCGCCACTCCCGCCCGAAGAGGGGATTTTCAGTGCTGATACCTTCATGCTGATGCTGATTGAACGGCTGTTCCACGAAGTAAGCGAGGTGCGCCAGGCCCGGTTACTGGCCGTGTTGTGCGATGAGATAATGGCAGCGGCGCCGTGTCCGCTGCATCTGACCATGCCGCAGGACCGACGCGCCAGGCAGATAGCCGATGCGCTGTTATTGCATCCCGGTAACGGACTCAGTCAGACGCAGCTTGCCGTTAAGTACGGTCTCAGCGTCCGAACGCTGAGTCGGCTTTTTCGCGAGCAGACGGGGCTTCGTTTCAGCCTGTGGCGTCAGCAGGCGAAAGTTATTGCCTCTCTGTCGCGCATTCTCGCGGGTGTGCCGGTAAGTGAGGCGGCGATGGAAAGCGGATTCAGTAATGTCAGCGCCTATATTCAGGCGTTTCGCGAACGTTTTGGCGAAACGCCGGGCAAACTTCAGCAGTCTCATTTCAGGCGCTGA
- a CDS encoding ABC transporter six-transmembrane domain-containing protein: MNTHSQNLPASVAATSASGTLKTLARRHRHKLFFTFLLVIAENVTYLLYPVLAGICINAILSGRMVSAMLYGLMVLFIWTLGAMRRSVDTRTFARIYAGLAVSVVLAQRKKQLAASTVAARVTLSREFVDFFELHLPTLITSVASMVGAAVMLLLIEFWTGMLCLAVLGVLACFLTRFTRRNEALYGRLNNRLEKEIDVVTHAASHTLQRHYHVLARLRISLSDREAMGYLTIGVLAALLFSVTIVLMTRSPDINAGHIYSVMTYLWMFATSLDDGPQLLEKYSQLKDIGRRVATEAEE; encoded by the coding sequence ATGAATACGCACAGCCAGAATCTCCCGGCATCCGTCGCGGCCACCAGCGCCTCCGGCACGCTGAAAACCCTCGCCAGACGCCACCGGCATAAGCTCTTTTTCACCTTTTTGCTGGTGATTGCCGAGAACGTCACGTATCTGCTTTATCCGGTGCTGGCGGGCATCTGCATTAACGCCATTCTTTCCGGCAGGATGGTCAGCGCGATGCTGTACGGGCTAATGGTGCTGTTTATCTGGACGCTGGGCGCCATGCGCCGCAGCGTCGACACGCGCACTTTCGCGCGCATTTACGCGGGCCTCGCCGTCTCGGTGGTGCTGGCGCAGCGTAAAAAACAGCTGGCCGCGTCCACCGTCGCCGCGCGCGTGACGCTCTCACGGGAATTTGTCGACTTCTTCGAGCTGCACCTGCCGACGCTCATCACCTCGGTGGCGTCTATGGTGGGTGCCGCCGTCATGCTGCTGCTGATTGAGTTCTGGACGGGCATGCTGTGCCTTGCTGTCTTAGGCGTGTTGGCCTGCTTTCTCACGCGCTTTACCCGCCGCAACGAGGCGCTGTATGGCAGGCTCAACAACCGGCTGGAAAAAGAGATAGACGTCGTGACGCACGCCGCGTCGCACACCCTGCAACGGCATTATCACGTGCTGGCGCGGCTGCGCATTTCGCTCTCGGATCGCGAGGCGATGGGCTATCTCACCATCGGCGTGCTGGCGGCGCTGCTGTTCAGCGTTACGATTGTGCTGATGACGCGCTCGCCCGATATCAACGCCGGGCATATTTACTCGGTGATGACCTACCTGTGGATGTTTGCCACAAGCCTCGACGACGGCCCGCAGCTGCTGGAAAAGTATTCGCAGCTGAAGGATATCGGCAGGCGCGTGGCAACAGAAGCGGAAGAATAA
- a CDS encoding TetR/AcrR family transcriptional regulator: MKEKIVNAAIALFIEKGIENVKTRDLTEHLAISRSHIYHYFTNWQALCVESISSFLDNELHEFVSRTASLPASDRLQAFIDGVISPTPDPTARLYGSLWQLAAHNPVYAQMMDAILTRWHEALVAIIVAGESEGVFRRVNASRVARQLDAMLFGYSDHLYTLPSDEAFRQAQEDIDDFIRGNLLAQERRGTS, translated from the coding sequence GTGAAAGAGAAAATCGTCAACGCGGCGATCGCGCTGTTTATTGAAAAAGGTATCGAAAACGTCAAAACGCGGGATTTAACGGAGCATTTAGCGATTTCGCGCAGCCATATTTATCACTATTTCACCAACTGGCAGGCGCTGTGCGTGGAGTCGATTTCCTCGTTTCTTGACAATGAGCTTCACGAATTTGTCTCGCGGACCGCGTCGTTACCGGCAAGTGACAGATTGCAGGCGTTTATCGACGGCGTAATTTCGCCGACGCCCGACCCGACCGCCCGGCTTTACGGATCGCTGTGGCAACTGGCTGCGCATAATCCGGTCTATGCGCAGATGATGGACGCTATCCTGACGCGCTGGCACGAGGCGCTGGTGGCGATTATCGTCGCGGGTGAAAGCGAAGGCGTGTTCCGCCGCGTCAATGCCTCGCGTGTCGCCCGTCAGCTTGATGCCATGCTGTTTGGCTACAGCGATCATCTCTACACGCTGCCGTCCGACGAGGCGTTCCGCCAGGCGCAGGAAGACATCGACGATTTCATTCGCGGGAATTTACTGGCGCAGGAAAGAAGAGGAACGTCTTAG
- a CDS encoding beta propeller repeat protein — protein MTDITAESQQQIFHQPLEGAELDAVNGLVRQHKANAALTQQLALDASKLIASSQDRLQKQSSSGFFKRFAGAVTGKNTENQLQNQADTLQMQKFAWHYLQQLQQQNLINAQSIALIRNNLGTMNEYLIETRDFLEEAIDRINQRLVHVENNTSFSKWSLNIEANKRRYKSLPGTILVLSLTYDFMRTHQNIALTASDINHLIVTLENLGVNCDEEVRLLDFILDLIDQIEIVGIDRYRSMIALAVDEHQIDSHFIQNNISGIAFNALYFLSEQYEKILSLTEDDTLCMNDEAREKLISRFFGEAFSGLSTTYSLRDLLSEALGGSLLTMDIYKDVNGLNVSAYDELAADDSAALTLVSALPDIHHHSFFDATESAEEKRQYLLLLALCVENAAALSREGQEFLALLSEKAGCPAVMDELITLADNSVKFQAHQQTLLDVLKDDDARYTWLFDAFFLLARCNKPMENPQVMRLLGMLKPAQFKDNFSHIQTLLKESDETSLLESAAKLNAFTHGWKNIVRYRERHFRQYYDETIKQLYAADSAAMRLSLELMKVTDKASDYGWYMGSFENDGFLSKMGSAVGSSAYAIGRKSCLSSLNEFRKKAEAFLSANAAPFHTANRMTARWGLPVFAYEDRLGYGDYELDNSTDNDDWYNQFSEYEQRIDGTLTAFSTACSDAADQLERFAKGEFDQSVIRLKAQKHAEWLLQQEQEKQNKQSVSVSKEGETYRLSIDWQDITNPPCEPENIRHIKTDGRIWLIVDSDNRLYRSEDTQSWQHVTLNSTGDTPYITKILLVEHTWIIFAGYDPGFYYSSDALQWAQSQHPDVPNTWDYTATEDIVFFNNQWLWRFKERKEYEYKEEGFFFDSTKTSTYDKPLIYCADQPGAPWRRYDDAPRFSEGVEIERLVALPGVDCLLAFAKYSGYYIMVKKRPEAEPLIEYHMPGKGWRSSTWNGDKVFYSDILTTRMKDKLMCFYSQHLMTSDKGYEWDRHVSELHVANCFHLQDFSLFPSSYKRQLVYISQDGQEFQELLMGEGDWQYLAANEQGVLCVYSPNSHETFLRLGKYNWRRQA, from the coding sequence ATGACTGACATTACAGCAGAGTCTCAGCAACAGATATTTCATCAACCGCTGGAAGGCGCGGAGCTCGACGCCGTTAATGGCCTCGTCAGACAGCACAAAGCTAACGCGGCGCTCACACAACAGCTGGCGCTTGATGCATCAAAACTGATCGCCAGCAGCCAGGATCGTTTACAAAAACAGAGCAGCAGTGGTTTCTTTAAACGTTTTGCTGGCGCAGTGACGGGCAAAAATACTGAAAATCAGCTACAGAATCAGGCTGACACGCTGCAAATGCAGAAATTCGCGTGGCACTATCTGCAGCAGCTCCAGCAGCAAAATCTTATCAACGCGCAGAGCATCGCCCTGATCCGTAATAACCTGGGTACGATGAATGAATACCTCATCGAAACGCGGGACTTCCTTGAAGAAGCCATCGACAGAATAAACCAGCGGCTGGTGCACGTAGAAAATAACACCAGTTTCAGCAAATGGTCGCTCAATATAGAGGCGAATAAGCGCCGCTATAAATCTCTGCCAGGAACCATTCTGGTATTGAGCCTGACCTATGATTTTATGCGCACCCACCAGAACATCGCGCTGACAGCCTCTGATATCAACCATCTCATCGTCACGCTTGAGAATCTGGGCGTGAATTGTGATGAAGAGGTCCGGCTGCTTGATTTTATTCTGGATCTTATCGACCAGATTGAAATAGTCGGTATCGATCGCTATCGCTCAATGATTGCGCTGGCGGTTGATGAGCATCAGATTGACTCCCACTTCATTCAGAACAATATCTCCGGCATCGCTTTTAACGCCCTTTATTTCCTCTCTGAACAGTATGAAAAAATCCTCTCGCTCACGGAAGACGATACGCTGTGCATGAACGACGAGGCGCGCGAAAAGCTCATTTCCCGGTTCTTTGGCGAAGCGTTCTCCGGCCTGTCGACGACTTACAGCCTTCGCGATCTGCTGAGCGAAGCGCTTGGCGGTAGTCTGTTAACTATGGATATCTATAAAGACGTCAACGGGCTCAATGTGAGTGCGTATGATGAGCTCGCGGCTGACGACAGCGCCGCACTGACGCTCGTCTCCGCCTTACCCGATATTCATCACCACAGTTTCTTTGACGCAACGGAAAGCGCGGAAGAGAAACGGCAATATCTCCTGCTGCTGGCGCTCTGTGTCGAAAACGCCGCCGCATTAAGCCGGGAAGGCCAGGAGTTTCTGGCCCTGCTCAGCGAGAAAGCGGGCTGCCCTGCGGTGATGGATGAGCTCATTACGCTTGCTGATAACAGCGTCAAATTCCAGGCGCACCAGCAGACTTTACTGGATGTGCTAAAAGATGATGACGCGCGTTATACCTGGCTTTTTGATGCGTTTTTCCTGCTGGCGCGTTGCAACAAACCGATGGAAAACCCGCAGGTCATGCGCCTGCTGGGGATGCTCAAGCCTGCGCAATTTAAAGATAATTTCTCCCATATCCAGACGCTGCTGAAGGAAAGTGACGAGACGTCGCTGCTGGAGAGCGCCGCGAAACTGAACGCGTTCACGCATGGCTGGAAAAATATCGTTCGTTATCGTGAGCGGCATTTTCGCCAGTACTACGACGAGACGATTAAGCAGCTTTACGCGGCTGACAGCGCCGCGATGCGGCTCAGCCTTGAACTCATGAAAGTGACGGACAAGGCGTCCGACTACGGCTGGTACATGGGATCGTTTGAGAATGACGGTTTCCTGAGCAAAATGGGCTCTGCTGTTGGCAGCTCGGCTTACGCTATCGGGCGCAAATCCTGCCTTTCCAGCCTGAATGAGTTCCGTAAAAAAGCCGAAGCGTTTTTATCCGCCAACGCGGCGCCGTTCCATACGGCAAACAGAATGACGGCGCGCTGGGGCCTGCCTGTTTTTGCCTACGAAGACCGGCTCGGTTATGGCGATTATGAGCTGGATAACTCCACGGATAACGATGACTGGTATAACCAGTTCAGTGAGTATGAACAGCGTATTGACGGCACACTGACGGCGTTCTCGACCGCCTGTAGCGACGCCGCCGATCAACTCGAACGCTTCGCTAAAGGCGAATTTGACCAGTCTGTGATCCGCCTGAAAGCACAGAAGCATGCAGAGTGGCTGTTGCAGCAGGAACAGGAAAAGCAAAATAAACAGTCTGTCTCCGTGAGCAAAGAAGGCGAGACGTATCGGCTCAGTATCGACTGGCAGGACATCACTAACCCGCCCTGTGAACCGGAAAACATCCGTCACATCAAAACGGACGGGCGTATCTGGTTAATTGTGGATTCAGACAACCGGCTTTATCGCAGCGAAGATACGCAGAGCTGGCAGCACGTGACGCTCAACAGCACCGGCGATACGCCGTACATCACGAAAATTCTGCTTGTCGAACACACCTGGATTATCTTTGCGGGGTACGACCCAGGGTTCTACTACTCCTCTGATGCGTTGCAGTGGGCGCAGAGCCAGCATCCGGATGTTCCCAACACCTGGGATTACACCGCGACAGAAGATATCGTCTTCTTTAATAACCAGTGGCTGTGGCGTTTTAAAGAGCGCAAAGAGTATGAGTATAAAGAAGAAGGTTTCTTCTTTGATTCCACAAAAACCTCAACCTACGACAAGCCGCTGATTTACTGCGCCGATCAGCCGGGCGCGCCGTGGCGACGCTATGATGACGCGCCTCGTTTTAGCGAAGGCGTGGAAATAGAGCGCCTGGTGGCGCTGCCGGGCGTTGATTGCTTGCTCGCTTTTGCGAAATACAGCGGCTACTACATCATGGTCAAAAAGCGCCCGGAGGCCGAGCCGCTTATTGAGTACCATATGCCTGGCAAAGGCTGGCGCAGCAGCACCTGGAATGGCGATAAAGTTTTTTACAGCGATATCCTGACGACCCGAATGAAAGACAAACTGATGTGCTTTTATTCACAGCATCTGATGACATCGGATAAAGGTTATGAATGGGATCGCCACGTCAGCGAATTGCACGTCGCGAATTGTTTCCATTTGCAGGACTTCAGTCTGTTTCCGTCCAGTTACAAGCGTCAGTTGGTTTATATCAGCCAGGACGGGCAGGAATTTCAGGAGCTGCTGATGGGCGAAGGCGACTGGCAATACCTTGCCGCGAATGAGCAGGGCGTGCTGTGCGTCTATTCACCCAACTCGCATGAAACCTTCCTGCGGCTGGGGAAATATAACTGGCGTCGTCAGGCGTAA
- a CDS encoding helix-turn-helix transcriptional regulator, with translation MENPSRHERLANRIAFILLELTKSGAISRRELAERFNVSERTIYRDLNRLGAFVTCSSDGVYRIASQNEQKDALPTLASLSEKTGLQKLLPSSDENTLQKMLTAIEYNRITILPLPPEALHSEQHRSLFSSLEKAISACQVCVVHYKGKSRVLHPYRLMNLKGVWYLAATDADLMIKAWRISAIEWLDVKKTTFVPDTDIHDYLDTEDDAWFSLKKMEVTVEVLPAISQYFERRNIFPQQKLINKAQDGTLTLTTKIAHRDQLFSTLRFWLPNVRIISPVTEADAFITQLTQYISLLTQEKNAIADNVSQGNA, from the coding sequence ATGGAAAATCCTTCACGCCATGAGCGCCTGGCTAACCGTATTGCGTTTATATTGCTTGAGCTGACGAAGTCGGGAGCTATTTCACGCCGCGAACTGGCCGAACGCTTTAACGTCAGTGAAAGAACCATCTATCGTGATTTAAATCGTCTGGGTGCTTTTGTTACCTGCAGTAGTGACGGGGTATATCGGATTGCCAGCCAGAACGAACAAAAAGATGCGTTACCTACGCTGGCCAGTCTGAGCGAAAAAACCGGATTACAGAAACTTTTGCCGTCATCAGATGAAAACACACTGCAAAAGATGTTAACGGCCATTGAGTATAATCGGATCACCATTTTGCCTTTGCCGCCAGAAGCCCTGCATTCAGAACAACACAGGAGCCTCTTTTCCAGTCTGGAAAAAGCGATTAGCGCATGTCAGGTTTGCGTCGTGCATTACAAAGGCAAGTCCAGAGTGTTGCATCCTTACCGGCTAATGAATCTTAAAGGCGTGTGGTATCTGGCAGCGACGGATGCTGATCTGATGATCAAAGCCTGGCGGATAAGCGCTATCGAGTGGCTCGACGTTAAAAAAACCACCTTCGTTCCGGATACCGACATCCACGATTATCTTGATACCGAAGACGACGCCTGGTTCAGCCTTAAAAAAATGGAAGTGACAGTGGAAGTCCTCCCGGCTATTTCGCAATATTTCGAGCGCAGGAATATTTTTCCACAACAGAAACTGATTAATAAAGCGCAAGACGGCACCCTGACGTTAACCACGAAAATAGCCCATCGGGACCAGCTTTTTTCCACGCTGCGTTTCTGGCTGCCCAACGTGCGTATTATTTCTCCGGTTACGGAAGCTGATGCCTTTATCACGCAGCTGACTCAATATATCAGTCTGCTGACTCAAGAAAAAAACGCTATCGCCGATAACGTGTCTCAGGGCAATGCCTAA
- the tcuC gene encoding MFS transporter, translating to MHSATPPVTTRSRLSAILRVTSGNFLEQFDFFLFGFYATYIAHTFFPASSEFASLMMTFAVFGAGFLMRPIGAIVLGAYIDKVGRRKGLIVTLSIMAAGTFLIVLIPSWDAIGLWAPLLVLTGRLLQGFSAGAELGGVSVYLAEIATPGRKGFYTSWQSGSQQVAIMVAAAMGFALNAALDQSAISDWGWRIPFLFGCIIVPFIFLLRRKLEETQEFSARRHHLEMRQVFAMLLNHWPVVIAGMLMVAMTTTAFYLITVYAPTFGKKVLMLSASDSLLVTLLVAISNFIWLPVGGALSDRFGRKPVLIAMTLLALATAYPALLLLAGAPSFSMMLTVLLWLSFMYGLYNGAMIPALTEIMPAEVRVAGFSLAYSLATAVFGGFTPVISTALIEYTGDKASPGYWMSFAALCALLATLYLYRRSTMTLQTAR from the coding sequence ATGCATTCCGCTACCCCACCTGTAACGACCCGTTCCCGACTCAGTGCGATACTGCGCGTCACGTCGGGCAATTTTCTTGAACAGTTTGATTTCTTCCTGTTTGGGTTTTATGCCACCTACATCGCGCATACTTTCTTCCCGGCGAGCAGCGAGTTTGCCTCGCTGATGATGACCTTCGCGGTGTTCGGCGCGGGCTTTCTGATGCGCCCCATCGGCGCCATCGTGCTGGGCGCGTATATCGATAAGGTTGGTCGCCGCAAAGGGTTGATTGTCACGCTCTCCATTATGGCGGCAGGGACGTTCCTGATTGTGCTGATCCCGTCCTGGGACGCCATCGGGCTCTGGGCGCCGCTGCTGGTGCTGACGGGCCGCCTGTTGCAGGGCTTCTCGGCAGGCGCGGAGCTCGGCGGCGTATCGGTGTACCTGGCGGAAATCGCGACGCCGGGCCGCAAAGGGTTTTACACCAGCTGGCAGTCCGGCAGCCAGCAGGTCGCTATTATGGTCGCCGCGGCGATGGGGTTTGCACTGAATGCGGCGCTGGATCAGAGCGCCATCAGCGACTGGGGCTGGCGTATTCCGTTCCTGTTCGGCTGCATTATCGTGCCGTTTATTTTCCTGCTGCGCCGCAAGCTGGAAGAGACCCAGGAGTTTAGCGCGCGCCGTCATCATCTGGAGATGCGTCAGGTGTTCGCCATGCTGCTGAACCACTGGCCGGTGGTGATTGCGGGCATGCTGATGGTGGCGATGACCACGACCGCGTTTTACCTCATTACCGTCTATGCGCCCACCTTCGGCAAAAAAGTCCTGATGCTCAGCGCCTCCGACAGCCTGCTGGTGACGCTGCTGGTGGCTATCTCTAACTTCATCTGGCTGCCGGTGGGCGGCGCGCTGTCTGACCGCTTCGGGCGCAAGCCCGTGCTTATCGCCATGACGCTGCTGGCGCTGGCCACGGCCTATCCGGCGCTGCTGCTGCTGGCGGGCGCGCCGAGTTTCTCAATGATGCTGACCGTATTGCTGTGGCTCTCCTTTATGTACGGCCTGTACAACGGGGCGATGATCCCGGCGCTGACCGAAATCATGCCCGCAGAAGTGCGCGTGGCGGGCTTTTCGCTGGCCTATAGCCTTGCGACTGCGGTGTTCGGCGGCTTTACGCCGGTGATTTCCACGGCGCTGATTGAGTACACCGGCGATAAAGCCTCGCCCGGTTACTGGATGAGTTTCGCCGCGCTTTGCGCGCTGCTGGCGACGCTCTACCTGTATCGCCGCAGCACCATGACGCTGCAGACCGCGCGCTGA
- a CDS encoding substrate-binding domain-containing protein encodes MHKQTFWLIAALVGCGANSGALAQEVTVMISGGFKAALEQLRPAYEKQSGNHLVVIPGPSMGKTAQAIPNRLARGERADVVIMVGDALSDLERAGRTAPGTRTELADSPIGVVVAHGAPVPAIKTDAQLRQTLLAAKSIAYSDSASGRYVSNTLFKKLDIEKQVDAKARMVERIPVASEVAKGNYAIGFQQVSELLPVPGVTFVGELPDDVQYITRFAGAVTRSAAHPQEGRALLAFLSSSGAQQVIHATGMRSVKRAAAVTSADSAP; translated from the coding sequence ATGCATAAACAAACGTTCTGGCTTATCGCGGCGCTGGTGGGATGCGGAGCAAACAGCGGGGCGCTGGCGCAGGAGGTCACGGTGATGATCTCCGGCGGCTTCAAGGCGGCGCTTGAGCAGCTGCGCCCGGCGTATGAAAAGCAAAGCGGTAATCATCTTGTGGTGATCCCCGGCCCGTCGATGGGAAAAACGGCGCAGGCGATTCCTAACCGGCTGGCGCGCGGCGAACGCGCGGATGTGGTGATTATGGTAGGTGATGCGCTGAGCGACCTTGAACGCGCGGGCCGCACCGCGCCTGGCACCCGCACGGAACTGGCGGATTCGCCGATTGGCGTCGTGGTGGCGCATGGCGCGCCGGTTCCGGCTATCAAAACGGATGCGCAGCTGCGCCAGACCTTACTGGCGGCGAAATCCATCGCGTATTCCGACAGCGCCAGCGGCCGCTATGTCAGTAACACGCTCTTTAAAAAGCTCGATATTGAAAAGCAGGTCGACGCCAAAGCACGGATGGTTGAGCGCATTCCGGTGGCCTCCGAGGTGGCGAAAGGGAACTACGCCATCGGGTTTCAGCAGGTCAGCGAACTGTTGCCGGTGCCCGGCGTGACGTTTGTCGGCGAGCTGCCCGACGACGTGCAGTACATCACCCGCTTTGCGGGCGCGGTGACGCGCAGCGCGGCCCATCCGCAGGAGGGGAGGGCGCTGCTGGCGTTCCTGTCCTCTTCCGGGGCGCAACAGGTTATTCACGCCACCGGGATGCGGTCAGTGAAAAGGGCAGCCGCTGTTACGTCAGCGGATAGCGCTCCGTGA